The DNA window CTCGCGGCGATCGCACCGATGCCGTCACTGGCGCCGGTGATGACCACTGTTCGGGTGGGTGCCATGGTCGTCTCCTCGTTGAGTCGTGTGGTGGGTGGGCGGTCAGAGAACCTTGTCAATGTCGCCGGTCATCTTCTCCGGCTTCACCGTCGGGGCGAATCGCCCCACCACCGCACCCGACTTGTCGACCAGGAACTTGGTGAAGTTCCACTTCACGCGGCTACCCAGCAGTCCCGACTTCTGTTGGCGCAGCCACTGATACAGCGGATGCGCGTCACCGCCGTTGACGTCGACCTTCGCGAACATCGGGAAGGTGACGTCGTAGGTGAGTGAGCAGAAGTTCTTGATCTCCTCCTCGTCGCCCGGCTCCTGATGCGCGAACTGGTCGCACGGGAAGCCGAGCACCACCAGGCCCTTGTCGGCGTACTCGCGGTGGATCTTCTCCAGACCCTCATACTGCGGTGTGAACCCGCACTTGGATGCGGTGTTCACGATCAGTAGCGGATGTCCGCGGTAACGCTCCAGGTCGACGGGATTTCCGTCGATGTCGGTCGCGGTGAAGTCGTATGCCGTGGTCACTAACGCCCCGTTCGTCGTCCCCAGGCCGGTACCGCTCGGCACCGACACCGCAGAGCCTACGCGCCGCGGCACCGGTACAGGGCCGGTCAGCCCCACTCCGCCTCCACGACGAAGCCGCGGGCATCTGGCCGTGGGCCGGCCGTGAACGTCCCGCCGGTGGCGACGACGCGCTCACGCATGCCGATCAAGCCGAGTCGCGAACCCGGCGGCCGTATCGCCGAATCCGGGCTGCCCCCGTCGTCGGACACGATCACCCGCACCGCACGCGGTTCGGCAACCATCACCGAAACCTCCACTCGGGC is part of the Gordonia bronchialis DSM 43247 genome and encodes:
- a CDS encoding glutathione peroxidase yields the protein MTTAYDFTATDIDGNPVDLERYRGHPLLIVNTASKCGFTPQYEGLEKIHREYADKGLVVLGFPCDQFAHQEPGDEEEIKNFCSLTYDVTFPMFAKVDVNGGDAHPLYQWLRQQKSGLLGSRVKWNFTKFLVDKSGAVVGRFAPTVKPEKMTGDIDKVL